In Chaetodon trifascialis isolate fChaTrf1 chromosome 4, fChaTrf1.hap1, whole genome shotgun sequence, one DNA window encodes the following:
- the fnbp1l gene encoding formin-binding protein 1-like isoform X2 produces MSWGTELWDQFDNLDKHTQWGIDFLERYAKFVKERLDVEQNYAKQLRNLVKKYCPKRSKDEEPRFTSCLSFYSILNELNDYAGQREVVAEEMAHKVYGELMRYSQDLKAERKHHLQEGRKAQQYLDHCWKQMDNSKRKFERECKEAEKSQISYDRLDNDINATKSEVEKAKAQFYLRTHMADESKNEYAAQLQTFNAEQWKHYNNAIPHIFKNLQDMDERRTVKLGETYRSFAEAERRVIPIVSKCLEGMVSAAKAVDERRDSSIVIESFKSGFEPPGDFPFEDFSQNLSRTGSDGTISNTPKGDRERDGAPGPRPDPKHNTSRTKNKLWLFGKKPKSPSTSPPSPPPSSSSSRPRPPSHMFPPPSSRFSSDRVSHYLSEIKTTVPRIPQNLKGLRRGAPSVEDFSHLPPEQRRKRLQQRIDELSKELQKEMDQRDALNKMKDVYEKNPQMGDPSSLQPKISETICNMEKLRSEIHKNETWLSEVEGKQSSRGDRRHSADNHHHTPQGRESPEGSYTDDTSQEHHTPHHRSGPPQPGNPNPDPHEFDDEFDDDDPLPVIGHCKALYSFDGQNEGTLVMAEDEVLYIIEEDKGDGWTRARKQSGEEGYVPTSYVEITLEKNSKGS; encoded by the exons GACCAGTTTGATAATctggacaaacacactcagtggGGGATCGACTTTCTTGAGCGCTACGCAAAGTTTGTCAAGGAGAGGCTGGACGTGGAGCAAAACTACGCCAAGCAGCTAcg GAACCTGGTGAAGAAATACTGTCCAAAACGCTCCAAAGACGAGGAGCCAAG GTTCACATCATGTCTGTCCTTCTACTCCATACTGAATGAACTCAATGACTATGCTGGTCAGAGGGAGGTGGTGGCGGAGGAGATGGCTCATAAGGTGTACGGAGAGCTGATGAGGTACAGCCAGGACCTCAAAGCTGAGAGGAAGCAC catCTACAGGAGGGCAGAAAGGCCCAGCAGTATTTGGATCATTGCTGGAAACAGATGGACAAC AGTAAAAGGAAATTTGAGAGAGAGTGTAAAGAAGCAGAGAAGTCCCAGATTAGCTACGACCGATTAGATAACGACATCAACGCCACCAAATCGGAGGTGGAGAAG GCCAAAGCCCAGTTCTACCTGCGGACTCACATGGCTGACGAGAGTAAGAACGAGTATGCTGCTCAGCTACAGACCTTCAACGCAGAGCAGTGGAAACATTACAACAACGCCATCCCACACATCTTCAAG AACCTGCAGGACATGGACGAGCGTCGGACAGTGAAGCTGGGGGAGACGTACCGGAGCTTCGCTGAGGCAGAGCGGAGAGTCATTCCCATCGTCTCTAAATGTCTAGAAGGAATGGTTTCTGCTGCCAAAGCTGTCGACGAGCGAAGG GATTCATCCATCGTCATCGAGTCATTTAAATCCGGCTTTGAACCTCCGGGCGACTTCCCCTTCGAGGACTTCAGTCAGAATCTGAGCAGAACAGGCTCAGACGGGACCATCAGCAACACGCctaaaggagacagagagagagacggggcgCCGGGACCACGGCCCGACCCTAAACACAACACGAGCAGAACCAAGAACAAGCTGTGGCTGTTTGGGAAGAAACCAAAG TCCccatccacctctcctccttcaccacctccctcctcctcctcctcccgtccCCGGCCCCCCTCCCACAtgttccctcctccttcctcccggTTCAGCTCTGACCGAGTGAGCCACTATCTGTCTGAGATAAAGACTACAGTGCCCAGAATCCCCCAGAATTTGAAGGGCCTGAGGAGAGGG GCCCCATCTGTGGAGGATTTCAGCCACTTACCCCccgagcagaggaggaagaggctgcagcagaggatcGACGAACTCAGCAAAGAGCTCCAGAAAGAGATGGATCAGAG agaCGCCCTGAACAAGATGAAGGATGTGTATGAGAAGAATCCACAGATGGGTGACCCCAGCAGCCTGCAGCCGAAAATATCAGAGACCATATGTAACATGGAGAAGCTACGCTCAGAAATCCACAAAAATGAG ACTTGGTTATCTGAGGTGGAGGGAAAGCAGAGCTCCAGAGGAGACCGAAGACACAGCGCTGACAACCACCATCACACTCCTCAAGGCAGAGAGAG TCCTGAGGGCAGTTATACAGATGACACCAGCCAGGAGCATCACACACCTCACCACCGCTCCGGTCCTCCACAGCCCGGAAACCCGAACCCCGACCCACACGAGTTTGACGACGAATTCGACGACGACGACCCGCTGCCTGTCATCGGACACTGCAAAGCGCTATACTCCTTTGATG GTCAGAACGAGGGGACTCTGGTGATGGCAGAAGACGAG GTGTTGTACATCATCGAGGAGGACAAAGGTGACGGCTGGACGAGGGCGAGAAAGCAGAGCGGAGAGGAAGGCTACGTCCCCACCTCCTACGTAGAAATCACCctggagaaaaacagcaaag GTTCCTGA
- the fnbp1l gene encoding formin-binding protein 1-like isoform X5 produces the protein MSWGTELWDQFDNLDKHTQWGIDFLERYAKFVKERLDVEQNYAKQLRNLVKKYCPKRSKDEEPRFTSCLSFYSILNELNDYAGQREVVAEEMAHKVYGELMRYSQDLKAERKHHLQEGRKAQQYLDHCWKQMDNSKRKFERECKEAEKSQISYDRLDNDINATKSEVEKAKAQFYLRTHMADESKNEYAAQLQTFNAEQWKHYNNAIPHIFKNLQDMDERRTVKLGETYRSFAEAERRVIPIVSKCLEGMVSAAKAVDERRDSSIVIESFKSGFEPPGDFPFEDFSQNLSRTGSDGTISNTPKGDRERDGAPGPRPDPKHNTSRTKNKLWLFGKKPKAPSVEDFSHLPPEQRRKRLQQRIDELSKELQKEMDQRDALNKMKDVYEKNPQMGDPSSLQPKISETICNMEKLRSEIHKNETWLSEVEGKQSSRGDRRHSADNHHHTPQGRESPEGSYTDDTSQEHHTPHHRSGPPQPGNPNPDPHEFDDEFDDDDPLPVIGHCKALYSFDGQNEGTLVMAEDEVLYIIEEDKGDGWTRARKQSGEEGYVPTSYVEITLEKNSKGS, from the exons GACCAGTTTGATAATctggacaaacacactcagtggGGGATCGACTTTCTTGAGCGCTACGCAAAGTTTGTCAAGGAGAGGCTGGACGTGGAGCAAAACTACGCCAAGCAGCTAcg GAACCTGGTGAAGAAATACTGTCCAAAACGCTCCAAAGACGAGGAGCCAAG GTTCACATCATGTCTGTCCTTCTACTCCATACTGAATGAACTCAATGACTATGCTGGTCAGAGGGAGGTGGTGGCGGAGGAGATGGCTCATAAGGTGTACGGAGAGCTGATGAGGTACAGCCAGGACCTCAAAGCTGAGAGGAAGCAC catCTACAGGAGGGCAGAAAGGCCCAGCAGTATTTGGATCATTGCTGGAAACAGATGGACAAC AGTAAAAGGAAATTTGAGAGAGAGTGTAAAGAAGCAGAGAAGTCCCAGATTAGCTACGACCGATTAGATAACGACATCAACGCCACCAAATCGGAGGTGGAGAAG GCCAAAGCCCAGTTCTACCTGCGGACTCACATGGCTGACGAGAGTAAGAACGAGTATGCTGCTCAGCTACAGACCTTCAACGCAGAGCAGTGGAAACATTACAACAACGCCATCCCACACATCTTCAAG AACCTGCAGGACATGGACGAGCGTCGGACAGTGAAGCTGGGGGAGACGTACCGGAGCTTCGCTGAGGCAGAGCGGAGAGTCATTCCCATCGTCTCTAAATGTCTAGAAGGAATGGTTTCTGCTGCCAAAGCTGTCGACGAGCGAAGG GATTCATCCATCGTCATCGAGTCATTTAAATCCGGCTTTGAACCTCCGGGCGACTTCCCCTTCGAGGACTTCAGTCAGAATCTGAGCAGAACAGGCTCAGACGGGACCATCAGCAACACGCctaaaggagacagagagagagacggggcgCCGGGACCACGGCCCGACCCTAAACACAACACGAGCAGAACCAAGAACAAGCTGTGGCTGTTTGGGAAGAAACCAAAG GCCCCATCTGTGGAGGATTTCAGCCACTTACCCCccgagcagaggaggaagaggctgcagcagaggatcGACGAACTCAGCAAAGAGCTCCAGAAAGAGATGGATCAGAG agaCGCCCTGAACAAGATGAAGGATGTGTATGAGAAGAATCCACAGATGGGTGACCCCAGCAGCCTGCAGCCGAAAATATCAGAGACCATATGTAACATGGAGAAGCTACGCTCAGAAATCCACAAAAATGAG ACTTGGTTATCTGAGGTGGAGGGAAAGCAGAGCTCCAGAGGAGACCGAAGACACAGCGCTGACAACCACCATCACACTCCTCAAGGCAGAGAGAG TCCTGAGGGCAGTTATACAGATGACACCAGCCAGGAGCATCACACACCTCACCACCGCTCCGGTCCTCCACAGCCCGGAAACCCGAACCCCGACCCACACGAGTTTGACGACGAATTCGACGACGACGACCCGCTGCCTGTCATCGGACACTGCAAAGCGCTATACTCCTTTGATG GTCAGAACGAGGGGACTCTGGTGATGGCAGAAGACGAG GTGTTGTACATCATCGAGGAGGACAAAGGTGACGGCTGGACGAGGGCGAGAAAGCAGAGCGGAGAGGAAGGCTACGTCCCCACCTCCTACGTAGAAATCACCctggagaaaaacagcaaag GTTCCTGA
- the fnbp1l gene encoding formin-binding protein 1-like isoform X1 — MSWGTELWDQFDNLDKHTQWGIDFLERYAKFVKERLDVEQNYAKQLRNLVKKYCPKRSKDEEPRFTSCLSFYSILNELNDYAGQREVVAEEMAHKVYGELMRYSQDLKAERKHHLQEGRKAQQYLDHCWKQMDNSKRKFERECKEAEKSQISYDRLDNDINATKSEVEKAKAQFYLRTHMADESKNEYAAQLQTFNAEQWKHYNNAIPHIFKNLQDMDERRTVKLGETYRSFAEAERRVIPIVSKCLEGMVSAAKAVDERRDSSIVIESFKSGFEPPGDFPFEDFSQNLSRTGSDGTISNTPKGDRERDGAPGPRPDPKHNTSRTKNKLWLFGKKPKSPSTSPPSPPPSSSSSRPRPPSHMFPPPSSRFSSDRVSHYLSEIKTTVPRIPQNLKGLRRGAPSVEDFSHLPPEQRRKRLQQRIDELSKELQKEMDQRDALNKMKDVYEKNPQMGDPSSLQPKISETICNMEKLRSEIHKNETWLSEVEGKQSSRGDRRHSADNHHHTPQGRESPEGSYTDDTSQEHHTPHHRSGPPQPGNPNPDPHEFDDEFDDDDPLPVIGHCKALYSFDGQNEGTLVMAEDEVLYIIEEDKGDGWTRARKQSGEEGYVPTSYVEITLEKNSKGAVTYI, encoded by the exons GACCAGTTTGATAATctggacaaacacactcagtggGGGATCGACTTTCTTGAGCGCTACGCAAAGTTTGTCAAGGAGAGGCTGGACGTGGAGCAAAACTACGCCAAGCAGCTAcg GAACCTGGTGAAGAAATACTGTCCAAAACGCTCCAAAGACGAGGAGCCAAG GTTCACATCATGTCTGTCCTTCTACTCCATACTGAATGAACTCAATGACTATGCTGGTCAGAGGGAGGTGGTGGCGGAGGAGATGGCTCATAAGGTGTACGGAGAGCTGATGAGGTACAGCCAGGACCTCAAAGCTGAGAGGAAGCAC catCTACAGGAGGGCAGAAAGGCCCAGCAGTATTTGGATCATTGCTGGAAACAGATGGACAAC AGTAAAAGGAAATTTGAGAGAGAGTGTAAAGAAGCAGAGAAGTCCCAGATTAGCTACGACCGATTAGATAACGACATCAACGCCACCAAATCGGAGGTGGAGAAG GCCAAAGCCCAGTTCTACCTGCGGACTCACATGGCTGACGAGAGTAAGAACGAGTATGCTGCTCAGCTACAGACCTTCAACGCAGAGCAGTGGAAACATTACAACAACGCCATCCCACACATCTTCAAG AACCTGCAGGACATGGACGAGCGTCGGACAGTGAAGCTGGGGGAGACGTACCGGAGCTTCGCTGAGGCAGAGCGGAGAGTCATTCCCATCGTCTCTAAATGTCTAGAAGGAATGGTTTCTGCTGCCAAAGCTGTCGACGAGCGAAGG GATTCATCCATCGTCATCGAGTCATTTAAATCCGGCTTTGAACCTCCGGGCGACTTCCCCTTCGAGGACTTCAGTCAGAATCTGAGCAGAACAGGCTCAGACGGGACCATCAGCAACACGCctaaaggagacagagagagagacggggcgCCGGGACCACGGCCCGACCCTAAACACAACACGAGCAGAACCAAGAACAAGCTGTGGCTGTTTGGGAAGAAACCAAAG TCCccatccacctctcctccttcaccacctccctcctcctcctcctcccgtccCCGGCCCCCCTCCCACAtgttccctcctccttcctcccggTTCAGCTCTGACCGAGTGAGCCACTATCTGTCTGAGATAAAGACTACAGTGCCCAGAATCCCCCAGAATTTGAAGGGCCTGAGGAGAGGG GCCCCATCTGTGGAGGATTTCAGCCACTTACCCCccgagcagaggaggaagaggctgcagcagaggatcGACGAACTCAGCAAAGAGCTCCAGAAAGAGATGGATCAGAG agaCGCCCTGAACAAGATGAAGGATGTGTATGAGAAGAATCCACAGATGGGTGACCCCAGCAGCCTGCAGCCGAAAATATCAGAGACCATATGTAACATGGAGAAGCTACGCTCAGAAATCCACAAAAATGAG ACTTGGTTATCTGAGGTGGAGGGAAAGCAGAGCTCCAGAGGAGACCGAAGACACAGCGCTGACAACCACCATCACACTCCTCAAGGCAGAGAGAG TCCTGAGGGCAGTTATACAGATGACACCAGCCAGGAGCATCACACACCTCACCACCGCTCCGGTCCTCCACAGCCCGGAAACCCGAACCCCGACCCACACGAGTTTGACGACGAATTCGACGACGACGACCCGCTGCCTGTCATCGGACACTGCAAAGCGCTATACTCCTTTGATG GTCAGAACGAGGGGACTCTGGTGATGGCAGAAGACGAG GTGTTGTACATCATCGAGGAGGACAAAGGTGACGGCTGGACGAGGGCGAGAAAGCAGAGCGGAGAGGAAGGCTACGTCCCCACCTCCTACGTAGAAATCACCctggagaaaaacagcaaaggtgCTGTCACCTACATCTGA
- the fnbp1l gene encoding formin-binding protein 1-like isoform X3, giving the protein MSWGTELWDQFDNLDKHTQWGIDFLERYAKFVKERLDVEQNYAKQLRNLVKKYCPKRSKDEEPRFTSCLSFYSILNELNDYAGQREVVAEEMAHKVYGELMRYSQDLKAERKHHLQEGRKAQQYLDHCWKQMDNSKRKFERECKEAEKSQISYDRLDNDINATKSEVEKAKAQFYLRTHMADESKNEYAAQLQTFNAEQWKHYNNAIPHIFKNLQDMDERRTVKLGETYRSFAEAERRVIPIVSKCLEGMVSAAKAVDERRDSSIVIESFKSGFEPPGDFPFEDFSQNLSRTGSDGTISNTPKGDRERDGAPGPRPDPKHNTSRTKNKLWLFGKKPKWSVKMAPSVEDFSHLPPEQRRKRLQQRIDELSKELQKEMDQRDALNKMKDVYEKNPQMGDPSSLQPKISETICNMEKLRSEIHKNETWLSEVEGKQSSRGDRRHSADNHHHTPQGRESPEGSYTDDTSQEHHTPHHRSGPPQPGNPNPDPHEFDDEFDDDDPLPVIGHCKALYSFDGQNEGTLVMAEDEVLYIIEEDKGDGWTRARKQSGEEGYVPTSYVEITLEKNSKGAVTYI; this is encoded by the exons GACCAGTTTGATAATctggacaaacacactcagtggGGGATCGACTTTCTTGAGCGCTACGCAAAGTTTGTCAAGGAGAGGCTGGACGTGGAGCAAAACTACGCCAAGCAGCTAcg GAACCTGGTGAAGAAATACTGTCCAAAACGCTCCAAAGACGAGGAGCCAAG GTTCACATCATGTCTGTCCTTCTACTCCATACTGAATGAACTCAATGACTATGCTGGTCAGAGGGAGGTGGTGGCGGAGGAGATGGCTCATAAGGTGTACGGAGAGCTGATGAGGTACAGCCAGGACCTCAAAGCTGAGAGGAAGCAC catCTACAGGAGGGCAGAAAGGCCCAGCAGTATTTGGATCATTGCTGGAAACAGATGGACAAC AGTAAAAGGAAATTTGAGAGAGAGTGTAAAGAAGCAGAGAAGTCCCAGATTAGCTACGACCGATTAGATAACGACATCAACGCCACCAAATCGGAGGTGGAGAAG GCCAAAGCCCAGTTCTACCTGCGGACTCACATGGCTGACGAGAGTAAGAACGAGTATGCTGCTCAGCTACAGACCTTCAACGCAGAGCAGTGGAAACATTACAACAACGCCATCCCACACATCTTCAAG AACCTGCAGGACATGGACGAGCGTCGGACAGTGAAGCTGGGGGAGACGTACCGGAGCTTCGCTGAGGCAGAGCGGAGAGTCATTCCCATCGTCTCTAAATGTCTAGAAGGAATGGTTTCTGCTGCCAAAGCTGTCGACGAGCGAAGG GATTCATCCATCGTCATCGAGTCATTTAAATCCGGCTTTGAACCTCCGGGCGACTTCCCCTTCGAGGACTTCAGTCAGAATCTGAGCAGAACAGGCTCAGACGGGACCATCAGCAACACGCctaaaggagacagagagagagacggggcgCCGGGACCACGGCCCGACCCTAAACACAACACGAGCAGAACCAAGAACAAGCTGTGGCTGTTTGGGAAGAAACCAAAG TGGTCAGTCAAGatg GCCCCATCTGTGGAGGATTTCAGCCACTTACCCCccgagcagaggaggaagaggctgcagcagaggatcGACGAACTCAGCAAAGAGCTCCAGAAAGAGATGGATCAGAG agaCGCCCTGAACAAGATGAAGGATGTGTATGAGAAGAATCCACAGATGGGTGACCCCAGCAGCCTGCAGCCGAAAATATCAGAGACCATATGTAACATGGAGAAGCTACGCTCAGAAATCCACAAAAATGAG ACTTGGTTATCTGAGGTGGAGGGAAAGCAGAGCTCCAGAGGAGACCGAAGACACAGCGCTGACAACCACCATCACACTCCTCAAGGCAGAGAGAG TCCTGAGGGCAGTTATACAGATGACACCAGCCAGGAGCATCACACACCTCACCACCGCTCCGGTCCTCCACAGCCCGGAAACCCGAACCCCGACCCACACGAGTTTGACGACGAATTCGACGACGACGACCCGCTGCCTGTCATCGGACACTGCAAAGCGCTATACTCCTTTGATG GTCAGAACGAGGGGACTCTGGTGATGGCAGAAGACGAG GTGTTGTACATCATCGAGGAGGACAAAGGTGACGGCTGGACGAGGGCGAGAAAGCAGAGCGGAGAGGAAGGCTACGTCCCCACCTCCTACGTAGAAATCACCctggagaaaaacagcaaaggtgCTGTCACCTACATCTGA
- the fnbp1l gene encoding formin-binding protein 1-like isoform X4 produces MSWGTELWDQFDNLDKHTQWGIDFLERYAKFVKERLDVEQNYAKQLRNLVKKYCPKRSKDEEPRFTSCLSFYSILNELNDYAGQREVVAEEMAHKVYGELMRYSQDLKAERKHHLQEGRKAQQYLDHCWKQMDNSKRKFERECKEAEKSQISYDRLDNDINATKSEVEKAKAQFYLRTHMADESKNEYAAQLQTFNAEQWKHYNNAIPHIFKNLQDMDERRTVKLGETYRSFAEAERRVIPIVSKCLEGMVSAAKAVDERRDSSIVIESFKSGFEPPGDFPFEDFSQNLSRTGSDGTISNTPKGDRERDGAPGPRPDPKHNTSRTKNKLWLFGKKPKAPSVEDFSHLPPEQRRKRLQQRIDELSKELQKEMDQRDALNKMKDVYEKNPQMGDPSSLQPKISETICNMEKLRSEIHKNETWLSEVEGKQSSRGDRRHSADNHHHTPQGRESPEGSYTDDTSQEHHTPHHRSGPPQPGNPNPDPHEFDDEFDDDDPLPVIGHCKALYSFDGQNEGTLVMAEDEVLYIIEEDKGDGWTRARKQSGEEGYVPTSYVEITLEKNSKGAVTYI; encoded by the exons GACCAGTTTGATAATctggacaaacacactcagtggGGGATCGACTTTCTTGAGCGCTACGCAAAGTTTGTCAAGGAGAGGCTGGACGTGGAGCAAAACTACGCCAAGCAGCTAcg GAACCTGGTGAAGAAATACTGTCCAAAACGCTCCAAAGACGAGGAGCCAAG GTTCACATCATGTCTGTCCTTCTACTCCATACTGAATGAACTCAATGACTATGCTGGTCAGAGGGAGGTGGTGGCGGAGGAGATGGCTCATAAGGTGTACGGAGAGCTGATGAGGTACAGCCAGGACCTCAAAGCTGAGAGGAAGCAC catCTACAGGAGGGCAGAAAGGCCCAGCAGTATTTGGATCATTGCTGGAAACAGATGGACAAC AGTAAAAGGAAATTTGAGAGAGAGTGTAAAGAAGCAGAGAAGTCCCAGATTAGCTACGACCGATTAGATAACGACATCAACGCCACCAAATCGGAGGTGGAGAAG GCCAAAGCCCAGTTCTACCTGCGGACTCACATGGCTGACGAGAGTAAGAACGAGTATGCTGCTCAGCTACAGACCTTCAACGCAGAGCAGTGGAAACATTACAACAACGCCATCCCACACATCTTCAAG AACCTGCAGGACATGGACGAGCGTCGGACAGTGAAGCTGGGGGAGACGTACCGGAGCTTCGCTGAGGCAGAGCGGAGAGTCATTCCCATCGTCTCTAAATGTCTAGAAGGAATGGTTTCTGCTGCCAAAGCTGTCGACGAGCGAAGG GATTCATCCATCGTCATCGAGTCATTTAAATCCGGCTTTGAACCTCCGGGCGACTTCCCCTTCGAGGACTTCAGTCAGAATCTGAGCAGAACAGGCTCAGACGGGACCATCAGCAACACGCctaaaggagacagagagagagacggggcgCCGGGACCACGGCCCGACCCTAAACACAACACGAGCAGAACCAAGAACAAGCTGTGGCTGTTTGGGAAGAAACCAAAG GCCCCATCTGTGGAGGATTTCAGCCACTTACCCCccgagcagaggaggaagaggctgcagcagaggatcGACGAACTCAGCAAAGAGCTCCAGAAAGAGATGGATCAGAG agaCGCCCTGAACAAGATGAAGGATGTGTATGAGAAGAATCCACAGATGGGTGACCCCAGCAGCCTGCAGCCGAAAATATCAGAGACCATATGTAACATGGAGAAGCTACGCTCAGAAATCCACAAAAATGAG ACTTGGTTATCTGAGGTGGAGGGAAAGCAGAGCTCCAGAGGAGACCGAAGACACAGCGCTGACAACCACCATCACACTCCTCAAGGCAGAGAGAG TCCTGAGGGCAGTTATACAGATGACACCAGCCAGGAGCATCACACACCTCACCACCGCTCCGGTCCTCCACAGCCCGGAAACCCGAACCCCGACCCACACGAGTTTGACGACGAATTCGACGACGACGACCCGCTGCCTGTCATCGGACACTGCAAAGCGCTATACTCCTTTGATG GTCAGAACGAGGGGACTCTGGTGATGGCAGAAGACGAG GTGTTGTACATCATCGAGGAGGACAAAGGTGACGGCTGGACGAGGGCGAGAAAGCAGAGCGGAGAGGAAGGCTACGTCCCCACCTCCTACGTAGAAATCACCctggagaaaaacagcaaaggtgCTGTCACCTACATCTGA